A section of the Castanea sativa cultivar Marrone di Chiusa Pesio chromosome 12, ASM4071231v1 genome encodes:
- the LOC142619164 gene encoding glucose-1-phosphate adenylyltransferase large subunit 1, chloroplastic-like, translating into MSNCINSGINKVYILTQFNSASLNRHLARAYNFGSGVTFGDGCVEVLAATQTPGEAGKKWFQGTADAVRQFHWLFEDARSKAIEDVLILSGDHLYRMDYMDFIQNHRQSGADITISSLPMDDSRASDFGLMKIDNKGRILSFSEKPKGEDLKAMAVDTTVLGLSKDEAQKKPYIASMGVYVFKKEILLNLLRWRFPTANDFGSEIIPASASEFFIKAYLFNDYWEDIGTIRSFFEANLALTQHPPRFSFYDAAKPMFTSRRNLPPTKIDSSKVSKSLPLICS; encoded by the exons ATGAGCAACTGCATCAATAGTGGGATCAACAAAGTGTACATTCTCACTCAGTTCAACTCAGCATCACTTAACAGGCATCTTGCACGAGCTTACAACTTTGGCAGTGGAGTCACCTTTGGAGACGGCTGTGTTGAG GTTCTTGCAGCAACTCAAACTCCAGGAGAGGCTGGTAAAAAGTGGTTTCAAGGCACAGCAGATGCTGTAAGACAGTTCCATTGGCTTTTTGAG GATGCAAGAAGTAAGGCGATTGAGGATGTGCTGATTCTCTCAGGGGATCACTTATATCGGATGGATTATATGGACTTTATTCAA AATCATCGGCagagtggtgcagatatcaccATCTCTTCTCTACCAATGGATGACAG TCGTGCCTCAGACTTTGGTCTAATGAAGATAGACAACAAAGGAAGAATCCTTTCATTCAGTGAAAAACCTAAGGGAGAGGATCTGAAGGCAATG GCAGTAGATACAACAGTTTTGGGACTTTCGAAGGATGAGGCTCAAAAGAAACCATACATTGCTTCCATGGGAGTCTATGTCTTCAAGAAGGAGATTCTTCTGAATCTTTTGAG GTGGAGATTTCCGACTGCAAATGACTTTGGTTCAGAGATAATTCCTGCCTCAGCCTCAGAATTCTTCATAAAG GCTTATCTTTTCAATGATTATTGGGAAGACATAGGGACCATCAGATCTTTCTTTGAAGCAAACCTTGCCCTCACTCAGCAT CCACCAAGGTTTAGTTTTTATGATGCAGCAAAGCCAATGTTTACATCAAGAAGAAACTTACCACCAACAAAAATTGATAGTAGCAAGGTAAGTAAATCGCTGCCTTTAATTTGCTCTTAA
- the LOC142619719 gene encoding uncharacterized protein LOC142619719: protein MFKSWSRKKKVKVVFKLEFQATQVPKLKKSTLMISLVPEDVGKPTVRLEKAAVLDGTCTWENPIYETVKLIRESKTGKLNEKIYHFIVSTGSSKSGYLGEASIDFADFEAETKPLTVSLPLKFANSGAVLHVTIQRMEEDTDQKDGEEYGAQLLSRDESMMSQPSNCSADENFYNFAEDMNLKEATSQIADQNGIFRAPTGSNATLASCWDINSTQSTSIHQEPTSFHTHNRQNSMPKGTFDAITTKKNAHRRSNTDWSVDSASDASLVDSINSLEDNLPREKLQEASEDSLENLKNEIATLKRQADLSEMEIQSLRRQNVKEKKQGENLSRQIISLKEEKNALKIECGQLKSQQKCIDDAEATNKLQSEIKDTRVQLEATRQELNYERKISNDLQLQLQKTQDLNSELIHAVRDLEEMLEIKNRELATEHNDAKEVDLLKQNISDLNGEIEFYKKHKEELDMHTKQLTSDYEFLKQENHDMSLKLEEIQVQQQMTQNECSASLATIKELESHVERLEEKIKMQAEEFSESLISINELEAQVKGLEKELEKQALGFEEDLNAMTIAKTKQEQRAIRSEEALRKTRWNNAATVERVQEEFRSLSVEMASKLDENEKQAMEALTEANELRLQKRTLEEMLQKANEELGLIKDQNEVKQQELLNQIHLNEKQIEKMSLELHQKSKQLEYVQKHETEHHGAFSMEMQMLKAEVERLTKEKYEFSKQAENGQIKTSVGEKEMLMQIWNKERDALEKKLASAEEEAEKRHEEFIRIKSLKDEKETINKELLSEVENLRACRDELKHGFYKEELEKENLRKQIFQLEHQLKKKEEEIASIEKKLMNCNGRSKESKKVKENPMLSKMGTNGTLIQKGVGEAPCERTVETHTKKDLEVSTKNQCNNTNLLSEVTLLKERNTCMEKELKEMEERYSEISLKFAEVEGERQQLVMTVRNLKNAKKN from the exons atgttcaagtCATGGAGCAGGAAGAAGAAGGTCAAAGTTGTATTCAAATTGGAGTTTCAGGCCACTCAG GTGCCAAAACTGAAAAAATCAACATTGATGATATCTTTGGTGCCAGAGGATGTTGGAAAGCCAACAGTGAGACTAGAGAAAGCTGCAGTTCTGGATGGAACCTGCACATGGGAGAATCCTATCTATGAGACAGTGAAACTCATTAGGGAATCAAAAACAGGAAAACTCAATGAGAAAATTTACCACTTCATTGTTTCAACT GGGTCATCAAAATCTGGTTATCTTGGAGAAGCTTCAATTGATTTTGCAGATTTTGAGGCAGAGACTAAACCATTAACTGTTTCTCTGCCCCTTAAGTTTGCAAACTCTGGCGCAGTTCTGCAT gTGACAATTCAGAGGATGGAGGAAGATACTGATCAAAA AGATGGTGAAGAGTATGGAGCTCAATTACTTTCACGTGATGAAAGCATGATGAGTCAACCAAGCAATTGCAGTGCAGATGAAAACTTTTACAATTTTGCTGAA GATATGAATCTGAAAGAAGCCACATCTCAGATTGCTGATCAAAATGGCATCTTTAGAGCACCTACAGGCTCTAATGCTACATTAGCATCATGTTGGGATATCAATTCTACACAAAGTACTAGCATTCATCAGGAACCCACCAGCTTCCACACACATAACAGACAAAACTCCATGCCTAAGGGAACATTTGATGCTATCACCACAAAAAAGAATGCACATCGGAGATCAAACACAGATTGGTCAGTGGATTCAGCTTCAGATGCAAGTTTAGTTGACTCAATAAACAGCCTGGAGGACAATCTTCCAAGAGAAAAGTTACAAGAGGCGTCAGAAGATTCCcttgaaaatctcaaaaatgAAATTGCTACTCTAAAAAGACAAGCAGATTTATCGGAAATGGAAATACAGTCCCTTCGGAGACAAAATGTGAAGGAGAAGAAACAGGGAGAAAATCTATCAAGACAAATTATTAGCCTTAAAGAGGAGAAAAATGCACTCAAAATAGAATGTGGACAACTCAAGTCACAGCAGAAATGCATTGATGATGCTGAAGCTACAAACAAATTGCAGTCTGAGATTAAGGATACAAGGGTTCAGTTAGAAGCAACAAGGCAAGAGCTTAATTATGAAAGGAAAATAAGTAATGATCTTCAGTTACAGCTGCAGAAAACACAAGACTTGAACTCAGAGTTAATTCATGCAGTGAGAGACCTTGAAGAAATGCTGGAGATAAAAAATAGGGAACTGGCTACAGAGCACAATGATGCCAAGGAAGTAGACTTGTTGAAGCAGAACATCAGCGACCTGAATGGTGAAATAGAATTTTACAAGAAACACAAGGAAGAGCTAGATATGCATACAAAACAGCTCACCTCAGACTATGAGTTTTTAAAGCAGGAAAACCATGATATGTCATTAAAGTTAGAGGAAATCCAAGTACAACAACAGATGACACAAAACGAATGCTCAGCTTCTTTGGCTACTATAAAAGAACTTGAATCCCATGTAGAGAgattagaagaaaaaatcaaGATGCAGGCAGAAGAATTCTCAGAATCTTTGATCTCCATCAATGAACTTGAAGCTCAAGTTAAGGGATTAGAGAAAGAACTGGAAAAGCAGGCACTGGGATTTGAAGAAGATCTAAATGCCATGACAATTGCCAAGACTAAGCAGGAACAGAGAGCCATCCGATCAGAGGAGGCCTTGAGGAAGACAAGGTGGAATAATGCTGCTACAGTTGAGCGTGTCCAGGAGGAGTTTAGAAGTCTTTCTGTGGAAATGGCATCTAAACTTGATGAGAATGAGAAGCAGGCCATGGAAGCACTGACAGAAGCTAATGAATTGCGCCTGCAgaaaagaactctagaagaAATGCTCCAGAAAGCCAACGAAGAGCTTGGATTGATTAAAGATCAGAATGAAGTAAAACAGCAAGAGCTTTTGAACCAAATACATTTAAATGAAAAGCAAATAGAGAAGATGTCATTGGAGCTACACCAAAAGTCCAAGCAACTTGAATATGTACAAAAGCATGAGACAGAACATCATGGGGCTTTCTCGATGGAGATGCAAATGCTTAAAGCAGAGGTAGAAAGGCTCACAAAAGAGAAGTATGAGTTCTCTAAGCAGGCAGAAAACGGACAAATTAAGACATCAGTTGGTGAAAAAGAGATGCTCATGCAAATATGGAACAAAGAAAGGGATGCTCTGGAGAAAAAATTAGCTTCAGCAGAGGAGGAAGCAGaaaaaagacatgaagaatTTATTAGAATTAAGTCCTTAAAAGATGAGAAGGAAACAATAAATAAAGAGCTTCTGTCAGAAGTGGAAAACCTTAGAGCCTGCCGTGATGAATTAAAACATGGATTTTATAAggaagaattggagaaagaaaACTTAAGGAAACAGATATTTCAACTAGAGCATCAactaaagaagaaggaagaagaaatcGCCAGTATTGAGAAAAAGCTCATGAATTGCAATGGGCGGTCTAAAGAAAGCAAAAAGGTCAAGGAGAACCCAATGCTTTCTAAAATGGGCACTAATGGCACGTTAATCCAGAAAGGAGTTGGCGAAGCACCATGTGAAAG GACAGTAGAAACTCACACAAAGAAAGATCTTGAAGTCTCTACCAAGAATCAGTGTAACAATACCAACTTGTTATCTGAAGTGACATTACTAAAGGAAAGGAACACATGTATGGAAAAAGAACTGAAAGAAATGGAAGAGAGATATTCGGAGATAAGTCTCAAATTCGCAGAGGTAGAAGGTGAAAGGCAACAACTAGTAATGACTGTACGGAACCTCAAGAATGCTAAGAAGAATTAG
- the LOC142619155 gene encoding transmembrane ascorbate ferrireductase 1: MVLGVRAIPFTFVAHVLAILGLVFVLVWTLHFRGGLAWEATDKSLIFNLHPLLMLVGFIIIGGEAIISYKSLPLRKDVKKLIHLVLHAIALALGILGIYTAFKYHNESGIANLYSLHSWLGIGIIVIYGIQWIYGFLVFFYPGGTPEIRSVCIPWHVVIGLTVFTLAVGNAAIGFLEKLTFLENTGLAKYGSEALLVNFTAVITILYGAFVILSVLSQSPTEDENSYSPI; encoded by the exons ATGGTACTTGGTGTAAGGGCTATTCCTTTCACGTTTGTGGCACACGTGCTGGCAATTTTGGGTCTGGTTTTTGTGTTGGTTTGGACCTTGCATTTCAGAGGAGGTTTAGCATGGGAAGCTACCGATAAGAGCCTCATCTTCAAT CTACATCCTTTGCTGATGTTGGTAGGCTTCATTATCATAGGGGGTGAAG CCATTATTAGTTACAAGTCACTTCCTTTGAGGAAAGACGTGAAGAAGTTGATACATCTGGTCCTTCATGCTATTGCTCTGGCACTTGGTATTCTGGGAATTTATACTGCATTCAAGTATCATAATGAGAGCGGGATTGCCAATCTCTACAGCTTGCATTCCTGGCTTGGAATTGGGATTATTGTTATCTATGGTATTCAG TGGATATATGGGTTCCTGGTCTTCTTCTATCCTGGAGGGACTCCTGAGATTAGGAGCGTGTGTATTCCTTGGCATGTGGTAATTGGACTTACAGTGTTCACATTGGCTGTGGGCAATGCTGCAATAGGATTCTTAGAGAAACTTACTTTCCTTGAAAATACAGGACTTGCAAAGTATGGCTCAGAGGCCTTACTTGTCAACTTCACTGCAGTTATTACGATATTATATGGAGCCTTTGTTATATTATCTGTTCTTTCTCAGTCTCCAACAGAGGATGAAAATAGCTACTCTCCTATCTAA
- the LOC142620205 gene encoding uncharacterized protein LOC142620205, which produces MDFHFFYVYYDGEMYYHDLHGLSYQGSNQKQNCVRVKRGIGLMKLQRRILKVMRLDHSRHKISIVYRAPQRVLDTHVFYNSLQLSSGAQVKMMWEIFEQMVVKGFFASDLYVTVEPTIVEAGEGSQHTVLDGTVDEHIDSIPLQSYQGYAENTGDEYGEHLSHDELHGGTSEPEYDHGLGDDATDIDVTRDEFEERLETMGQHDDVDHIEDVVVEENRDTCPGPDPTPEWFTNNTWDNMFDPSPVMQAEVSSWTPGQQPMKGMVFATKFAVRHALTWYALRENFRFKTEHSDSERLMVSCEDDSCPWSVRAICCKGDNVWKIAKCKGPHTCDKIQNAHDGRMIDSVFLVYVLERYIREDPAYKIKNLRHVALADLKHEVSHYKVWDAKQKAVAAIYEDFKESYAELPRFLAGLKDASLGTKYKLNVDDNDEPGTCTFKSVFWAFHPCIIGFKNCRPVISIDATHLYEKYKGKLMIAMATDANKIYPLAFVVVESESTKTWGWFLACIRRYVTDRRHLCVISDKHPGIQAIFRDTNQDFLQLSMTEHRYCLRHLCSNINTRWNNETLKNLVWRAASST; this is translated from the exons ATggattttcactttttctatgTATACTACGATGGAGAGATGTATTATCATGACTTGCATGGGTTGTCATACCAAGGCTCGAACCAAAAGCAAAATTGTGTTAGGGTAAAGCGTGGGATAGGGCTTATGAAATTGCAACGAAGAATATTGAAGGTGATGAGGTTAGACCACTCTAGGCATAAAATTTCCATCGTGTATCGAGCACCTCAACGGGTTCTAGACACCCATGTTTTCTACAATTCACTACAGTTATCGAGTGGCGCCCAAGTGAAGATGATGTGGGAAATTTTTGAGCAAATGGTGGTGAAAGGATTTTTTGCTTCGGATCTCTATGTCACTGTTGAGCCCACCATAGTAGAGGCCGGGGAGGGTTCACAACACACTGTTTTGGATGGAACTGTAGATGAGCACATTGACTCAATACCATTACAATCTTATCAAGGGTATGCAGAAAACACAGGAGATGAGTATG GAGAGCATTTATCTCATGATGAGCTGCATGGGGGCACATCTGAACCCGAATATGATCACGGACTTGGTGACGATGCAACCGATATTGATGTTACTAGGGATGAGTTTGAGGAGCGTCTAGAAACCATGGGTCAACATGATGATGTTGATCATATCGAGGATGTGGTTGTAGAAGAGAATAGAGACACATGCCCTGGTCCCGATCCTACGCCGGAATGGTTCACCAACAACACTTGGGATAATATGTTTGATCCATCACCGGTTATGCAAGCAGAAGTATCAAGTTGGACGCCTGGGCAACAGCCAATGAAAGGAATGGTATTCGCGACTAAATTCGCGGTGCGACATGCATTGACTTGGTACGCACTGCGAGAGaattttaggtttaaaactGAGCATTCAGACTCAGAGAGGCTGATGGTGAGTTGTGAGGATGATTCCTGCCCATGGTCAGTCCGTGCGATCTGTTGCAAGGGAGACAATGTTTGGAAGATCGCAAAATGCAAGGGCCCCCACACGTGCGACAAAATTCAGAATGCTCATGATGGACGGATGATTGATTCGGTGTTCCTAGTATACGTACTTGAGCGCTATATACGAGAAGACCCCGCGTATAAGATAAAGAACTTACGTCACGTTGCTTTGGCAGACTTAAAACACGAAGTATCTCACTACAAG GTTTGGGATGCCAAACAAAAGGCCGTTGCAGCTATATACGAGGATTTTAAGGAGTCTTATGCAGAGTTGCCACGTTTTTTGGCAGGACTTAAGGATGCAAGTCTGGGTACAAAGTATAAGTTAAACGTGGACGATAATGATGAACCAGGAACCTGTACATTCAAGTCTGTATTTTGGGCGTTTCATCCATGTATTATTGGGTTCAAGAACTGTAGGCCTGTGATTAGCATTGATGCAACCCACCtctatgaaaaatataaagggaaattgatgattgcaatggcgaCAGATGCTAATAAGATTTATCCACTAGCCTTCGTCGTTGTCGAGAGCGAGAGCACAAAGACTTGGGGTTGGTTCTTGGCTTGTATAAGAAGGTACGTTACTGACCGGAGACACCTATGTGTCATATCTGACAAACACCCTGGGATACAAGCTATCTTTAGAGACACTAATCAAGACTTTTTGCAGCTTTCCATGACAGAACATCGTTACTGTCTTCGTCATCTATGCAGTAACATCAACACTAGATGGAACAATGAAACTTTAAAGAATCTAGTATGGAGGGCAGCAAGTTCTACCTAG